The following are encoded in a window of Massilia sp. R2A-15 genomic DNA:
- the mltB gene encoding lytic murein transglycosylase B, with translation MTFPLRFIPRRSTLLLLALACAAAPLAVAAKAKAKTKTTMHAKAVKASKLVKAKKAPPAPQKIDYAGEQVNFREWKAVADFEDEMVAKHGFDREALKNVMAQVNYIDSAVQLVKPAPPGKPKNWQAYRDRFIEPVRIEAGVAFWNENAAALARAEAEYGVPAEIILGIIGVETVYGRNTGRFRVMDVLTTLAFAYPDTPNREARQVFFRSELENTLLLARKSNMDPLSLVGSFAGAVGLPQFMPGSILEYGVDFDGDGKVDLRNSPVDAIGSVANFLVKHGWQGARGGPAVFPAEVSPSRAWESFIGQGLAAKFTAEQLAAAGVTSTAALPPGTLFGLIDLQNGAEATEYWLATDNFFAITQYNRSYFYAMSVVELGRAIRLARGA, from the coding sequence ATGACATTCCCGCTGCGCTTTATCCCCCGCCGTTCCACCCTGTTGTTGCTGGCCCTGGCCTGCGCCGCCGCGCCGCTGGCGGTGGCTGCCAAAGCCAAAGCGAAGACAAAGACCACGATGCATGCGAAGGCCGTGAAGGCGTCGAAGCTGGTCAAGGCGAAGAAGGCCCCGCCCGCGCCGCAAAAAATCGATTACGCCGGCGAGCAGGTCAACTTCCGCGAATGGAAGGCGGTCGCCGACTTCGAGGACGAGATGGTGGCGAAGCACGGCTTCGACCGCGAGGCCTTGAAGAACGTGATGGCGCAGGTGAATTACATCGATTCGGCGGTGCAGCTGGTGAAACCGGCGCCGCCGGGCAAGCCGAAGAACTGGCAGGCTTACCGCGACCGCTTCATCGAGCCGGTGCGGATCGAAGCCGGCGTCGCGTTCTGGAACGAGAACGCCGCGGCGCTGGCGCGGGCTGAAGCGGAATATGGCGTGCCGGCCGAAATCATCCTCGGCATCATCGGCGTCGAAACCGTGTACGGCCGCAATACCGGGCGTTTTCGCGTGATGGACGTGTTGACGACGCTGGCGTTCGCCTACCCGGACACGCCGAACCGCGAAGCGCGCCAGGTGTTCTTCCGCAGCGAGCTGGAGAACACCCTGCTGCTGGCGCGCAAGTCGAACATGGATCCGCTGTCGCTGGTCGGCTCGTTCGCCGGCGCCGTCGGGCTGCCGCAGTTCATGCCGGGCAGCATCCTGGAATACGGCGTTGATTTCGATGGCGACGGCAAGGTCGATTTGCGCAATTCGCCGGTCGATGCGATCGGCAGCGTGGCCAATTTCCTGGTCAAGCATGGCTGGCAGGGTGCGCGCGGCGGGCCGGCGGTGTTCCCCGCCGAAGTGTCGCCGAGCCGGGCGTGGGAAAGTTTCATCGGCCAGGGCCTCGCCGCCAAGTTCACCGCGGAGCAACTTGCCGCGGCGGGTGTGACCAGCACCGCGGCGCTGCCGCCAGGCACCCTGTTCGGCCTGATCGACCTGCAAAACGGCGCCGAGGCCACCGAGTACTGGCTCGCCACCGATAATTTTTTCGCGATCACCCAATACAACCGCAGCTATTTTTATGCCATGTCCGTGGTCGAACTGGGCAGGGCGATCCGGCTGGCGCGCGGCGCTTAA
- a CDS encoding DUF3488 and transglutaminase-like domain-containing protein, with protein MKRPTLSSLRARWSGFVLRMPRDKADTLTLLAGALLVLAPHALHLPLWVTALCATTLAWRAAITVRGTRLPPSALLLPLAVAAAGGVWLTFHTVLGREAGVALLVLLVAFKMLEMRARRDLYVVIFLCFFLLLTTFFYAQGIGTALMMVASTVVLFTAQLSFQFTGTVPPLRRRLWLAARVVLLAAPLGIALFLVFPRIPGPLWGMPEDAGTGRTGMSDSMAPGNLAHLAQSDETAFRVRFIDPAPAQPQLYWRGLVLSRFDGRTWTQIQRLRPASAAAHPTRGPAVRHEVTLEPSGQRWLYALDLPDAAPQVSGRPSAISHEQELAAFGPIDQRVRYEAVSHPDYRLEAGPALPGAARWLALPEGFNPRALAAGEELRGYADPAQRVKAVLHTFRTEGFAYTLDPPPLGRHSVDEFLYETRAGFCEHYASAFVVLMRAAGVPARVVTGYQGGELNPVDGFMTVRQSDAHAWAEVWLAGRGWLRIDPTSAVAPERVQQGAGRAQTRNGGLTALGHLIDFGAGASPLFERVRFEMAALNNGWNQWVLNYTPERQRGVVESIAAALLDWRSFVALALCAALLALAHARRVRRRGDPIDALYSALCLQLSRRGLARGADEGPNDYRARIANTPLAPAQKDAAVQFLRLYSAYKYGARPSPASLAATLKSLLTKFR; from the coding sequence ATGAAGCGGCCGACGCTGTCGTCGCTGCGCGCGCGCTGGAGCGGCTTCGTGCTGCGCATGCCGCGCGACAAGGCCGACACCCTGACGCTGCTGGCAGGCGCGCTGCTGGTGCTCGCGCCGCACGCACTGCACCTGCCGCTGTGGGTAACGGCGCTGTGCGCGACGACGCTGGCGTGGCGCGCGGCGATCACCGTGCGCGGCACCCGGCTGCCTCCCTCGGCGCTGCTGCTGCCGCTGGCCGTGGCGGCGGCGGGCGGCGTCTGGCTGACCTTTCACACCGTGCTCGGACGCGAAGCCGGCGTCGCGCTGCTGGTGCTGCTGGTCGCCTTCAAGATGCTCGAAATGCGCGCCCGGCGCGACCTGTACGTGGTGATCTTCCTCTGTTTCTTCCTGCTGCTGACGACCTTCTTCTACGCGCAGGGCATCGGCACGGCGCTGATGATGGTCGCCTCGACCGTGGTGCTGTTCACGGCCCAGCTGTCGTTCCAGTTCACCGGCACCGTGCCACCGCTGCGGCGCCGCCTGTGGCTCGCCGCGCGCGTGGTGCTGCTGGCCGCGCCGCTCGGGATCGCGCTGTTCCTGGTGTTCCCGCGCATCCCAGGTCCGCTGTGGGGCATGCCCGAGGATGCCGGCACCGGCCGCACCGGCATGTCCGACAGCATGGCGCCGGGGAACCTGGCGCACCTGGCGCAGTCGGACGAAACCGCGTTCCGCGTGCGCTTCATCGATCCGGCGCCGGCGCAGCCGCAGTTGTACTGGCGCGGCCTGGTGCTGAGCCGCTTCGACGGGCGCACCTGGACCCAGATCCAGCGGTTGCGCCCGGCCAGCGCCGCGGCCCATCCGACCCGCGGGCCGGCGGTGCGCCACGAAGTCACGCTCGAGCCGAGCGGCCAGCGCTGGCTGTACGCGCTCGACCTGCCCGACGCGGCGCCGCAGGTGAGCGGCCGCCCGAGCGCGATATCGCACGAGCAGGAGCTTGCCGCCTTCGGCCCGATCGACCAGCGCGTGCGCTACGAGGCGGTCTCGCATCCGGACTACCGGCTCGAAGCGGGCCCCGCGCTGCCGGGCGCGGCGCGCTGGCTGGCGCTGCCCGAGGGCTTCAATCCGCGCGCGCTGGCGGCGGGCGAAGAGCTGCGCGGCTATGCCGATCCGGCGCAGCGGGTCAAGGCGGTGCTGCACACCTTCCGCACCGAAGGCTTCGCCTACACGCTCGATCCGCCGCCGCTGGGACGCCACAGCGTGGACGAATTCCTGTACGAGACCCGCGCCGGCTTCTGCGAGCACTACGCCAGCGCATTCGTGGTGCTGATGCGCGCGGCCGGCGTGCCAGCGCGCGTGGTGACCGGCTACCAGGGCGGCGAACTCAATCCGGTGGACGGCTTCATGACGGTGCGCCAGTCTGATGCGCACGCGTGGGCCGAAGTGTGGCTGGCGGGGCGCGGCTGGCTGCGCATCGATCCGACTTCCGCGGTGGCGCCCGAACGGGTGCAGCAAGGCGCGGGGCGCGCGCAGACGCGCAACGGCGGCCTGACCGCGCTGGGCCACTTGATCGACTTCGGCGCCGGCGCCAGCCCGCTGTTCGAGCGCGTCCGCTTCGAAATGGCCGCGCTGAACAACGGCTGGAACCAGTGGGTGCTGAACTACACGCCGGAACGCCAGCGCGGCGTGGTCGAATCGATCGCGGCGGCCCTGCTGGACTGGCGCAGCTTCGTCGCGCTGGCTTTGTGCGCGGCGCTGCTCGCGCTGGCGCACGCGCGGCGCGTGCGGCGCCGGGGCGATCCGATCGATGCGCTATACTCGGCGCTGTGCCTGCAGCTGAGCCGGCGCGGCCTGGCGCGCGGCGCCGACGAAGGCCCGAACGACTACCGCGCGCGGATTGCGAACACGCCGCTGGCGCCGGCGCAAAAAGACGCCGCCGTCCAATTCCTGCGCCTTTACAGCGCCTACAAATACGGCGCCCGGCCCTCCCCCGCGAGCCTGGCCGCCACCCTGAAAAGTCTGCTGACAAAATTCCGATGA
- a CDS encoding DUF58 domain-containing protein, whose amino-acid sequence MIAALRRRARQWMFKPRGFERGEMFLHRRRVYILPTNAGVGFAFLLLVLLVGATNYNLALGFALTFLLATCAVADMYLTYRNLGQLYVRGGRAPSVFAGSEARFEMTLVNRSALDRYAIGVDFLRDDGPRYLADVAAGASTVIDLTIAAGERGWLRAPRVRLVSRFPLGLFRAWAYWQPDMRALVYPFPEADAPPLPVAGVARADGRGGAGDDDFAGIRNYQPGDSMRSLAWRQIARLDLADGGQLVTKHFEGGGADELVLDFNALPVQMHLELRLSRMTRWVLQAEQRGLPYGFRIGAQDYPAGLGAAHQAACLRALALHGIAAEQP is encoded by the coding sequence ATGATCGCCGCATTGCGCCGCAGGGCCAGGCAGTGGATGTTCAAGCCGCGCGGCTTCGAGCGCGGCGAGATGTTCCTGCACAGGCGCCGCGTGTACATCCTGCCCACCAACGCCGGCGTCGGCTTCGCCTTCCTGTTGCTGGTGCTGCTGGTGGGCGCGACCAACTACAACCTCGCGCTCGGATTCGCCCTGACCTTCCTGCTCGCCACCTGCGCGGTGGCCGACATGTATCTCACCTATCGCAACCTCGGGCAGCTGTACGTGCGCGGCGGGCGCGCGCCGAGCGTGTTCGCCGGATCGGAAGCGCGCTTCGAGATGACGCTGGTGAACCGCAGCGCGCTGGACCGCTACGCGATCGGCGTCGATTTCCTGCGCGACGACGGGCCGCGCTACCTGGCCGACGTGGCGGCCGGCGCCAGCACCGTGATCGATCTGACCATTGCGGCCGGGGAGCGCGGCTGGCTGCGCGCGCCGCGCGTGCGGCTGGTGTCGCGCTTTCCGCTCGGGCTGTTTCGCGCCTGGGCCTACTGGCAGCCGGACATGCGCGCGCTGGTCTACCCGTTTCCGGAAGCCGATGCGCCGCCGCTGCCGGTGGCCGGCGTGGCGCGCGCCGACGGCCGCGGCGGCGCCGGCGACGACGACTTCGCCGGCATCCGCAATTACCAGCCGGGCGATTCGATGCGCAGCCTGGCGTGGCGCCAGATCGCGCGGCTCGACCTGGCCGACGGCGGCCAGCTGGTGACCAAGCACTTCGAAGGCGGCGGCGCCGATGAACTGGTGCTCGACTTCAATGCGCTGCCGGTGCAGATGCACCTCGAACTGCGCCTGTCGCGCATGACGCGCTGGGTGCTGCAGGCGGAGCAGCGCGGCCTGCCGTACGGATTTCGCATCGGCGCGCAGGACTACCCAGCGGGCCTGGGCGCGGCGCACCAGGCGGCCTGCCTGCGCGCGCTGGCGCTGCACGGCATCGCGGCGGAGCAGCCATGA
- a CDS encoding MoxR family ATPase has protein sequence MFNKLHAVASQVSGIIVGKDLQVRQALTCLLAGGHLLVEDVPGVGKTTLAHALAISLGMKFNRVQFTSDLLPADVAGISVYERERADFVFHPGPIFTQVLLADEINRATPKTQSGLLEAMEERQVTADGVTRPLPEPFFVIATQNPAHQVGTFPLPESQLDRFLMCLSLGYPDAAAERALLMGEDRRSMLRALPAAMQPSELMDAQRSLRQVHASASLIDYVQALAQASRRDGLFAEGLSPRAAIALLQAARAWAALEGRDHVVPEDVQAVLVPVCAHRLRPLKSAHGVALASRDLVLELQKSVPV, from the coding sequence ATGTTCAACAAGTTGCACGCGGTAGCCAGTCAGGTCAGCGGGATCATCGTCGGCAAGGACCTGCAGGTTCGCCAGGCGCTGACCTGCCTGCTGGCCGGCGGCCACCTGCTGGTCGAGGACGTGCCGGGCGTGGGCAAGACCACGCTGGCCCACGCGCTGGCCATTTCGCTGGGCATGAAGTTCAACCGCGTGCAGTTCACCAGCGACCTGCTGCCGGCCGACGTCGCCGGCATCTCGGTGTACGAGCGCGAACGGGCCGACTTCGTGTTCCATCCGGGGCCGATCTTCACCCAGGTGCTGCTGGCCGACGAAATCAATCGCGCCACGCCGAAGACCCAGTCGGGCCTGCTCGAGGCGATGGAGGAGCGCCAGGTCACCGCCGACGGCGTCACGCGCCCGCTGCCCGAGCCGTTCTTCGTGATCGCCACGCAGAACCCGGCGCACCAGGTGGGCACCTTCCCGCTGCCCGAATCGCAGCTGGACCGCTTCCTGATGTGCCTGTCGCTGGGCTATCCGGACGCCGCCGCCGAGCGCGCCCTGCTGATGGGCGAGGACCGCCGCAGCATGCTGCGCGCGCTGCCGGCGGCGATGCAGCCGTCCGAACTGATGGATGCGCAGCGCTCGCTGCGCCAGGTGCATGCGTCGGCGTCGCTGATCGACTACGTGCAGGCGCTGGCGCAGGCCTCGCGGCGCGACGGCCTGTTTGCCGAGGGCCTGTCGCCGCGCGCCGCGATCGCGCTGCTGCAGGCGGCGCGCGCCTGGGCCGCGCTGGAAGGACGGGACCACGTGGTGCCGGAAGACGTGCAGGCTGTGCTGGTGCCGGTGTGCGCGCACCGCCTGCGTCCGCTCAAGTCGGCGCACGGCGTGGCGCTGGCCAGCCGCGACCTGGTGCTGGAACTGCAAAAATCGGTGCCGGTGTAA
- a CDS encoding histone deacetylase family protein — MSTAIYSHADCLRHEMGDWHPESPDRLRAIDDQLIRSGIDGLVERREGPLAELPALLRNHSEAAIALLRDNLPGTGEYYPLDADTLINEHSYQAALRAAGTAMAATDAVLAGDIANAFCAIRPPGHHARPVGAMGFCLFNNVALAARHALDGHGLDRVAIIDFDVHHGNGTAEAFRDDPRVLMASFFQHPFYPYTEPEPITANCVNIPVPARSGGDAVRAVVQEYWLPALHAFKPQMIFISAGFDAHREDDLGEMALVESDYAWMTRQIMAVAREHAQGRIVSCLEGGYNLSALGRSVVAHVRALAELD; from the coding sequence ATGAGCACTGCCATCTACAGCCACGCCGATTGCCTGCGCCACGAAATGGGCGACTGGCACCCGGAATCGCCGGACCGCCTGCGCGCCATCGACGATCAGTTGATCCGCTCGGGCATCGACGGCCTGGTCGAGCGCCGCGAAGGACCGCTGGCCGAACTGCCGGCGCTGCTGCGCAATCACAGCGAGGCGGCGATCGCGCTGCTGCGCGACAACCTGCCCGGCACGGGCGAGTACTACCCGCTCGACGCCGACACCCTGATCAACGAGCACAGCTACCAGGCGGCGCTGCGCGCGGCGGGCACCGCGATGGCCGCCACCGATGCGGTGCTGGCCGGCGACATCGCCAACGCCTTCTGCGCGATCCGCCCGCCCGGCCACCACGCGCGCCCGGTCGGGGCGATGGGATTCTGCCTGTTTAACAACGTCGCGCTGGCCGCGCGCCACGCGCTGGACGGCCACGGGCTGGACCGCGTGGCGATCATCGATTTCGACGTCCATCACGGCAACGGCACGGCCGAAGCGTTCCGCGACGATCCGCGCGTGCTGATGGCGAGCTTTTTCCAGCATCCCTTCTATCCCTACACCGAGCCCGAGCCGATCACTGCCAACTGCGTCAACATCCCGGTGCCGGCGCGCAGCGGCGGGGACGCCGTGCGCGCCGTGGTGCAGGAATACTGGCTGCCGGCGCTGCACGCGTTCAAGCCGCAGATGATCTTCATCTCGGCCGGCTTCGACGCCCACCGCGAGGACGACCTCGGCGAAATGGCGCTGGTGGAGTCCGATTACGCCTGGATGACGCGCCAGATCATGGCCGTCGCGCGCGAGCACGCGCAGGGCCGCATCGTCAGCTGCCTCGAAGGCGGCTACAACCTGTCGGCGCTGGGCCGCAGCGTGGTCGCGCACGTCAGGGCGCTCGCGGAACTCGACTAG
- the ylqF gene encoding ribosome biogenesis GTPase YlqF produces the protein MNAARKKAAEQMENTDLVIEVLDARLPEASCNPMVEELRLFRQRPCLKILNKVDLADPVATAAWSAYYDAQEGVTAYPMTTKKPADVARIPDLCQSLAPHRGVPTKPLRIMIMGIPNVGKSTLMNALLKKKVAKVGDEPAVTKMQQKLYLGKNTILVDTPGMLWPKIALASDGLMLAASHAIGSNALIEDEVAVFLAEVLLERYPQLLTARYGFKLEGMDGIAVIEGVAARRGYRQKGGDLDFEKAAHTFLQDYRTGALGRISLETPETRAKALAEHAAAMAEKAAKAAAIAAEKAANAARGKRGS, from the coding sequence ATGAACGCCGCCCGCAAGAAGGCGGCGGAGCAGATGGAGAACACCGACCTGGTGATCGAAGTGCTCGACGCGCGCCTGCCCGAGGCCAGCTGCAACCCGATGGTCGAGGAGCTGCGCCTGTTCCGCCAGCGTCCCTGCCTGAAGATCCTCAACAAGGTGGACCTGGCCGATCCGGTGGCGACCGCCGCCTGGAGCGCCTACTACGACGCCCAGGAAGGCGTGACGGCCTACCCGATGACGACCAAGAAGCCGGCCGACGTCGCGCGCATTCCCGACCTGTGCCAGTCGCTGGCGCCGCACCGCGGCGTGCCGACCAAGCCGCTGCGCATCATGATCATGGGCATTCCCAACGTTGGTAAATCGACCCTGATGAACGCGCTGCTGAAGAAAAAAGTGGCCAAGGTGGGCGACGAGCCGGCCGTCACCAAGATGCAGCAGAAGCTCTACCTGGGCAAGAACACCATCCTGGTCGACACGCCGGGCATGCTGTGGCCGAAGATTGCGCTGGCCAGCGACGGCCTGATGCTCGCCGCCAGCCACGCGATCGGATCGAACGCGCTGATCGAAGACGAGGTGGCGGTGTTCCTGGCCGAGGTGCTGCTCGAGCGCTATCCGCAGCTGCTGACGGCGCGCTACGGTTTCAAGCTCGAAGGCATGGACGGCATCGCCGTGATCGAAGGCGTGGCGGCGCGGCGCGGCTACCGGCAGAAGGGCGGCGACCTCGATTTCGAGAAGGCGGCGCACACCTTCCTGCAGGATTACCGCACCGGCGCGCTGGGACGCATCAGCCTCGAGACGCCGGAGACGCGCGCGAAGGCGCTGGCCGAGCATGCGGCCGCGATGGCGGAGAAGGCTGCGAAGGCTGCGGCGATCGCCGCCGAAAAGGCCGCCAACGCAGCGCGCGGCAAACGCGGCTCGTAA